One stretch of Chaetodon auriga isolate fChaAug3 chromosome 18, fChaAug3.hap1, whole genome shotgun sequence DNA includes these proteins:
- the cep170bb gene encoding centrosomal protein of 170 kDa protein B isoform X2 — protein MSVTSWFLVSSSGTRHRLPKEMIFVGREDCELMLQSRSVDKQHAVINYNPTTDEHLVKDLGSLNGTFVNDLRIPDQTYITLKLSDIIRFGYDSHVYVLEKSQHKVPEEALKHEKYSSQLQMSLKASEGKKTELDDRTKAEKTSSTKSLSQEAPVCRPTPLYGQPSWWGEEDYGSKVHPSDESHAEVQKDASSVDPDFSGSLSDSQQKTIFPSYHREPSYFEIPTKDFQHPKTSGPEPHEIPTKDTDTAPALPSPPTPTPPVVQSHASFTIEFDDCMPGKIKIKDHVTKFSTRQRKQQAPPTKSAIATATPAEVMSAESKVADWLVHSDVSMMRRRPTCEDVYSTKSDLAMNIKTLKGHHHEDGTQSDSEDPVLKGKRSKSHHSVQSHHSIQPEQPEASQQTLQSGQSVHCQLPAPTQTLHQPLQHSPPTLAPASPGVRERPLSQSPPQTQSPTPEAPKYGPPEHFTQQAFIIEFFDDNPRKKRSQSFTHNPAHADSYSALKAKLERRKGGERPASVHGHIPPTQQVTVPLKGQGHGAPQRSSSLKREKTDGEAASSGSSSRSSSGIIIRPFGSVGKKSKLAQEFAAEFLRDSGQQDSSPVRDKTSPPPMSAPPVMVSPPNARIPSPQEPQAPSSVSNPTSPLQPPAISKSSAATNAAGQTASPVHSSGLPMSPMLSLGVRAADPKCSQRMMRNEEDDSLSDAGTYTIETESQDKEVEEARNMIDQVFGVLDSPEYSGVNTGVYRPVINDGKDEQANLPSDGSTVDPLHGFIPAAISGPPTGPIQVPPAHAASLEGPKWVSRWASLADSYAEPGSTPPHGECLEDLHFMSRSMGNYSYDNSESESSHSSRTRRLLPQVPPEKLDSVPPSILIRHEPFQSKEPLDRMSGPPRPQDSTQCLCIQDDVDPDSLSDASRSDDGPVLEKTKKNQARTGSVSPGGPGPQFKGSEKVSPSTKSTSFYIGSEDSPSKPEQARSPVQSERTRDPAAKTPPTTVLIRHLSGHEPRRTGVKPNSSAPNLQMQDKDSVLAKDSCISSIVRQESFTKDQPSDTIQMKKLPHISSHPSIRDMEQRRENIQDTQFLLQEAEGTLSSLDTKFPSSGSGRSSKKGGSSTHMDDSLSGESDVDTASTVSQVSSKNAPVSSASKKRPTISSLQKEKSSSSPSIQEKGRQLTARERLSEKRRNQVATDASSKGEAAKRFQMRRSAGNRGSLDLSEGQQGSGPHWTETTSSDHEISRPSSRSKKLIAPLQKEDNGKTPKTATQQVLTRSNSLSAPRPTRASMLRRARLGEASDNEGAETDRGSQNSDHIPAPSKVSAEGKKLSRLDILAMPRKRTGSFTAPSDNETPSTGRSSFSNRNSESAVVTRKMSVGDARQTASKGGGALGKQPLTRTRSTGAKYPSTGSRRRQKGSDFSSSSEEEYEMNAGNPKAKRSSHPSTSAQTPRGHRTAATRSKSVSLETEDDEDQNEVDPYQNWSTHSAEIAKLSQDLAKDLAILAKEIHDVAGDGDSPSSGMGTTTSPSSLPNTPASTISAREELVQHIPEASLNYQKVPPGSAAVSDLDANMNEPEPSSKQRRPWNREEVILDNLMLNPVSQLSQAIRENTEQLAEKMKVLFHNKAEVWEEIEAKINAENEVPILKTSNKEITSILKELRRVQRQLEVINTIVEPGGSLQTAAVGASSVSQTRPSSREKKSATKPRSTPPTSNANESTKRPPRGPDGAHYMA, from the exons ATGAGTGTGACATCATGGTTCCTGGTGAGCAGCTCGGGCACTCGACACCGTCTCCCCAAAGAGATGATCTTTGTGGGCCGAGAGGACTGTGAGCTCATGCTGCAG TCTCGCAGTGTGGACAAACAACACGCCGTCATCAACTACAACCCGACAACTGACGAACACCTGGTGAAAGACCTGGGCAGCCTGAACGGG ACGTTTGTGAACGACCTGCGGATCCCAGATCAGACGTACATCACCCTCAAACTGTCCGACATCATCCGCTTCGGATATGAT TCTCACGTCTATGTTCTGGAGAAAAGTCAACACAAAGTGCCGGAGGAGGCTCtgaag CATGAGAAGTacagcagtcagctgcagatgAGCCTGAAGGCTTCAGAGGGGAAGAAGACGGAGCTGGACGATCGAACTAAAGCCGAGAAGACATCAAGTACGAAGAGTCTGTCACAAG aggcTCCGGTGTGTCGGCCCACTCCCCTCTATGGTCAGCCCTCCTGGTGGGGAGAGGAGGATTATGGGAGTAAAGTTCATCCCAGCGATGAGTCTCATGCAg AAGTCCAGAAAGATGCTTCGTCCGTGGATCCGGACTTTTCTGGATCTCTGTCAGACTCCCAACAGAAGACCATCTTCCCTTCGTACCACCGTGAACCGAGCTACTTCGAGATCCCCACCAAGGACTTCCAGCACCCCAAAACCTCGGGGCCGGAGCCTCATGAGATCCCCACCAAGGACACGGACACGGCCCCAGCTCTGCCCTCCCCTCCCACCCCGACCCCACCCGTCGTTCAGAGCCATGCCTCCTTCACCATCGAGTTTGACGACTGCATGCCTGGCAAGATCAAGATCAAAGACCACGTCACCAAGTTCTCCACCCgccagaggaagcagcaggctCCGCCCACCAAGTCCGCAATTGCAACAGCCACACCCGCTGAGGTGATGTCAGCAGAGAGCAAGGTGGCTGATTGGCTGGTCCACAGTGATGTCAGCATGATGAGAAGACGCCCAACATGTGAAGATGTTTACAGCACCAAGAGTGACCTCGCCATGAATATCAAGACCCTCAAAG GTCACCATCATGAGGATGGAACCCAGAGTGACTCAGAGGACCCAGTTCTCAAAGGAAAGAGGAGTAAATCCCACCACTCTGTCCAGTCTCACCACTCCATCCAACCCGAGCAGCCTGAGGCATCGCAGCAGACACTTCAGTCGGGTCAGTCTGTCCACTGCCAGCTGCCTGCTCCAACACAGACGCTTCACCAGCCACTGCAGCACTCTCCACCTACACTGGCCCCAGCCTCACCTGGGGTCCGTGAACGGCCCCTGTCCCAAAGTCCTCCTCAGACGCAGTCCCCCACCCCAGAAGCACCCAAGTATGGACCCCCAGAACACTTCACCCAGCAGGCCTTCATTATTGAGTTCTTTGATGACAACCCTCGCAAAAAGCGCTCACAATCCTTCACGCACAACCCAGCCCATGCTGACTCGTACTCTGCCCTGAAGGCCAAGCTGGAGCGGCGGAAAGGTGGTGAGAGACCAGCATCTGTACATGGCCACATCCCTCCCACACAGCAGGTAACAGTTCCTCTGAAGGGTCAGGGCCACGGCGCCCCCCAGAGGTCAAGCTCTTTGAAGAGGGAGAAGACGGATGGGGAGGCGGCTTCCTCTGgctcctcctctcgctcctcctCGGGCATTATCATCCGACCCTTCGGCAGTGTTGGGAAGAAGTCCAAGCTTGCCCAGGAGTTTGCTGCAGAATTCCTAAGGGATTCTGGTCAACAAGACTCCTCTCCAGTGAGGGACAAGACATCCCCTCCCCCGATGTCTGCACCACCTGTGATGGTGTCACCCCCAAATGCAAGAATTCCCTCCCCCCAAGAACCTCAAGCACCTTCTTCAGTCTCCAACCCCACCTCCCCCTTACAGCCTCCAGCAATCTCAAAGTCCTCAGCCGCCACCaatgctgctgggcagactgcCTCTCCAGTCCACTCCTCTGGGCTTCCCATGTCCCCCATGCTGTCCCTGGGTGTTCGTGCAGCAGACCCCAAATGTTCCCAGAGGATGATGAGGAATGAGGAGGACGACAGTCTGAGTGATGCGGGGACCTACACCATCGAGACAGAGTCGCaggacaaagaggtggaggaggctcGCAACATGATCGATCAG GTGTTTGGTGTCCTCGACTCTCCAGAGTACAGTGGTGTGAACACTGGAGTTTATAGACCTGTAATAAATGATGGCAAGGATGAGCAAGCTAACCTGCCTAGTGATGGTAGCACTGTGGATCCGTTGCATGGCTTTATCCCAGCTGCTATCAGCGGCCCCCCAACAGGCCCCATACAG GTTCCACCTGCACATGCAGCAAGTCTGGAAGGACCCAAATGGGTTTCCCGTTGGGCCAGTCTGGCAGACAGCTATGCTGAACCTGGTTCTACTCCACCACACGGGGAATGTCTGGAAG ACTTGCACTTCATGAGTCGGTCGATGGGAAATTACAGCTATGATAACTCTGAGTCGGAGTCCAGCCACAGCTCCAGGACAAGAAGGCTGCTGCCCCAGGTGCCTCCGGAAAAGCTAGATAGTGTTCCTCCGAGTATCCTGATTCGCCATGAACCTTTCCAAAGCAAAGAACCTCTAGACAGAATGTCCGGTCCTCCCCGCCCACAGGACTCCACCCAGTGCCTGTGTATTCAGGACGATGTGGACCCAGACAGCCTTAGTGATGCCAGCCGCTCAGATGACGGACCTGTTctggagaaaacaaagaagaatcAGGCCAGGACTGGATCTGTGTCTCCAGGGGGTCCTGGTCCTCAGTTCAAGGGTTCTGAGAAAGTGTCTCCCTCCACCAAATCCACCTCCTTCTACATTGGATCTGAAGACAGTCCAAGCAAACCTGAGCAGGCCCGGAGCCCAGTACAGTCTGAAAGGACACGCGACCCAGCAGCAAAAACTCCCCCTACCACTGTCCTGATCCGACACCTGAGTGGACACGAACCCAGGAGGACAGGTGTTAAACCCAACAGCTCTGCTCCAAACCTCCAAATGCAGGACAAGGATTCTGTCCTTGCAAAAGACAGCTGCATATCATCAATTGTCCGGCAGGAGAGCTTCACCAAAGACCAGCCCAGTGACACCATCCAAATGAAAAAGCTTCCCCACATCTCCAGTCACCCTTCCATCAGAGATAtggaacagaggagggagaacaTCCAAGACACACAGTTCCTCCTTCAGGAGGCAGAGGGAACTCTGTCTTCCCTGGATACCAAGTTCCCTTCATCTGGCTCTGGTCGGAGTTCAAAGAAAGGAGGCTCCTCCACCCACATGGACGACTCTCTTTCTGGTGAGTCAGACGTGGACACAGCAAGCACCGTGAGCCAGGTGAGTAGCAAAAATGCTCCAGTCAGCTCTGCTTCTAAAAAGCGTCCTACTATCAGCAGCCTTCAAAAGGAGAAGTCCTCCTCCAGCCCGTCCATCCAAGAGAAGGGACGGCAACTCACCGCCCGTGAGCGGCTTTCTGAGAAACGCCGAAACCAGGTGGCAACAGATGCATCAAGCAAGGGTGAGGCGGCGAAGCGCTTCCAGATGCGCCGCAGTGCAGGCAACCGTGGATCTTTGGACCTGTCAGAGGGTCAGCAGGGTTCTGGTCCCCACTGGACTGAAACAACATCATCTGATCATGAAATTTCGCGTCCATCCAGCCGTAGCAAGAAACTCATTGCCCCTCTTCAGAAAGAAGACAATGGAAAGACACCCAAGACGGCAACTCAGCAGGTTCTGACACGTTCCAACAGCCTGTCAGCACCACGGCCAACCCGGGCGTCCATGCTTCGTCGAGCCCGTCTGGGTGAGGCCTCAGATAATGAAGGTGCTGAGACTGATCGGGGCTCCCAGAATTCTGACCATATTCCTGCACCATCCAAAGTGTCTGCCgaggggaagaagctgtccagACTGGACATCTTAGCAATGCCCAGGAAGAGAACTGGCTCTTTCACAGCTCCCAGTGACAACGAGACGCCCTCCACGGGCCGGTCCAGTTTCTCTAATAGGAACTCTGAGTCTGCTGTTGTTACCAGGAAGATGTCTGTGGGTGACGCCCGCCAGACAGCTAGCAAAGGGGGTGGAGCTCTTGGAAAACAACCACTGACCCGTACCCGGTCCACTGGAGCCAAGTACCCCAGCACTG GTTCCCGTCGCAGACAGAAGGGCTCAGacttctcttcatcctctgaggaagaGTACGAGATGAATGCTGGGAATCCCAAAGCCAAACGCTCCTCCCATCCCTCCACATCGGCCCAGACGCCACGCGGCCACCGGACGGCCGCCACCCGATCCAAGTCTGTCTCCCTGGAGACGGAGGATGACGAGGACCAGAATGAAGTTGACCCATACCAGAACTGGTCTACACACAGCGCAGAGATTGCAAA gctcAGTCAGGACCTGGCCAAAGATCTGGCCATCCTGGCAAAGGAAATCCACGATGTTGCCGGGGATGGAGACTCGCCAAGCTCCGGCATGGGTACCACCACCTCACCCAGCTCGCTGCCCAACACGCCGGCCTCCACCATCTCTGCaagggaggag CTGGTCCAACATATCCCCGAGGCCAGTTTAAACTACCAGAAGGTTCCCCCAGGCTCTGCTGCAGTCTCGGACCTGGACGCAAACATGAATGAGCCGGAGCCCAGTTCTAAGCAACGCCGTCCGTGGAACCGCGAAGAG GTGATTCTGGACAACCTGATGCTGAATCCAGTGTCTCAGCTGTCTCAGGCTATTCGCgagaacacagagcagctggctgaAAAGATGAA GGTTCTGTTCCACAACAAGGCAGAGGTCTGGGAGGAGATTGAGGCAAAGATCAACGCTGAGAATGAAGTCCCCATCCTGAAAACCTCCAACAAG GAAATTACCTCCATTTTGAAAGAGCTGAGAAGAGTCCAGAGGCAGCTTGAAG TTATAAACACCATTGTGGAGCCCGGTGGGAGTCTCCAGACTGCAGCCGTAGGGGCGTCGTCTGTCAGTCAGACTCGACCCTCCTCGAGGGAGAAGAAATCTGCCACCAAACCCCGCAGCACTCCCCCAACCTCCAACGCCAATGAAAGCACCAAAAGACCACCTCGTGGACCCGACGGGGCCCACTACATGGCCTGA
- the cep170bb gene encoding centrosomal protein of 170 kDa protein B isoform X1, whose product MSVTSWFLVSSSGTRHRLPKEMIFVGREDCELMLQSRSVDKQHAVINYNPTTDEHLVKDLGSLNGTFVNDLRIPDQTYITLKLSDIIRFGYDSHVYVLEKSQHKVPEEALKHEKYSSQLQMSLKASEGKKTELDDRTKAEKTSSTKSLSQEAPVCRPTPLYGQPSWWGEEDYGSKVHPSDESHAEVQKDASSVDPDFSGSLSDSQQKTIFPSYHREPSYFEIPTKDFQHPKTSGPEPHEIPTKDTDTAPALPSPPTPTPPVVQSHASFTIEFDDCMPGKIKIKDHVTKFSTRQRKQQAPPTKSAIATATPAEVMSAESKVADWLVHSDVSMMRRRPTCEDVYSTKSDLAMNIKTLKGHHHEDGTQSDSEDPVLKGKRSKSHHSVQSHHSIQPEQPEASQQTLQSGQSVHCQLPAPTQTLHQPLQHSPPTLAPASPGVRERPLSQSPPQTQSPTPEAPKYGPPEHFTQQAFIIEFFDDNPRKKRSQSFTHNPAHADSYSALKAKLERRKGGERPASVHGHIPPTQQVTVPLKGQGHGAPQRSSSLKREKTDGEAASSGSSSRSSSGIIIRPFGSVGKKSKLAQEFAAEFLRDSGQQDSSPVRDKTSPPPMSAPPVMVSPPNARIPSPQEPQAPSSVSNPTSPLQPPAISKSSAATNAAGQTASPVHSSGLPMSPMLSLGVRAADPKCSQRMMRNEEDDSLSDAGTYTIETESQDKEVEEARNMIDQVFGVLDSPEYSGVNTGVYRPVINDGKDEQANLPSDGSTVDPLHGFIPAAISGPPTGPIQVPPAHAASLEGPKWVSRWASLADSYAEPGSTPPHGECLEDLHFMSRSMGNYSYDNSESESSHSSRTRRLLPQVPPEKLDSVPPSILIRHEPFQSKEPLDRMSGPPRPQDSTQCLCIQDDVDPDSLSDASRSDDGPVLEKTKKNQARTGSVSPGGPGPQFKGSEKVSPSTKSTSFYIGSEDSPSKPEQARSPVQSERTRDPAAKTPPTTVLIRHLSGHEPRRTGVKPNSSAPNLQMQDKDSVLAKDSCISSIVRQESFTKDQPSDTIQMKKLPHISSHPSIRDMEQRRENIQDTQFLLQEAEGTLSSLDTKFPSSGSGRSSKKGGSSTHMDDSLSGESDVDTASTVSQVSSKNAPVSSASKKRPTISSLQKEKSSSSPSIQEKGRQLTARERLSEKRRNQVATDASSKGEAAKRFQMRRSAGNRGSLDLSEGQQGSGPHWTETTSSDHEISRPSSRSKKLIAPLQKEDNGKTPKTATQQVLTRSNSLSAPRPTRASMLRRARLGEASDNEGAETDRGSQNSDHIPAPSKVSAEGKKLSRLDILAMPRKRTGSFTAPSDNETPSTGRSSFSNRNSESAVVTRKMSVGDARQTASKGGGALGKQPLTRTRSTGAKYPSTGSRRRQKGSDFSSSSEEEYEMNAGNPKAKRSSHPSTSAQTPRGHRTAATRSKSVSLETEDDEDQNEVDPYQNWSTHSAEIAKLSQDLAKDLAILAKEIHDVAGDGDSPSSGMGTTTSPSSLPNTPASTISAREEGPSYPYLRGVRPSQLVQHIPEASLNYQKVPPGSAAVSDLDANMNEPEPSSKQRRPWNREEVILDNLMLNPVSQLSQAIRENTEQLAEKMKVLFHNKAEVWEEIEAKINAENEVPILKTSNKEITSILKELRRVQRQLEVINTIVEPGGSLQTAAVGASSVSQTRPSSREKKSATKPRSTPPTSNANESTKRPPRGPDGAHYMA is encoded by the exons ATGAGTGTGACATCATGGTTCCTGGTGAGCAGCTCGGGCACTCGACACCGTCTCCCCAAAGAGATGATCTTTGTGGGCCGAGAGGACTGTGAGCTCATGCTGCAG TCTCGCAGTGTGGACAAACAACACGCCGTCATCAACTACAACCCGACAACTGACGAACACCTGGTGAAAGACCTGGGCAGCCTGAACGGG ACGTTTGTGAACGACCTGCGGATCCCAGATCAGACGTACATCACCCTCAAACTGTCCGACATCATCCGCTTCGGATATGAT TCTCACGTCTATGTTCTGGAGAAAAGTCAACACAAAGTGCCGGAGGAGGCTCtgaag CATGAGAAGTacagcagtcagctgcagatgAGCCTGAAGGCTTCAGAGGGGAAGAAGACGGAGCTGGACGATCGAACTAAAGCCGAGAAGACATCAAGTACGAAGAGTCTGTCACAAG aggcTCCGGTGTGTCGGCCCACTCCCCTCTATGGTCAGCCCTCCTGGTGGGGAGAGGAGGATTATGGGAGTAAAGTTCATCCCAGCGATGAGTCTCATGCAg AAGTCCAGAAAGATGCTTCGTCCGTGGATCCGGACTTTTCTGGATCTCTGTCAGACTCCCAACAGAAGACCATCTTCCCTTCGTACCACCGTGAACCGAGCTACTTCGAGATCCCCACCAAGGACTTCCAGCACCCCAAAACCTCGGGGCCGGAGCCTCATGAGATCCCCACCAAGGACACGGACACGGCCCCAGCTCTGCCCTCCCCTCCCACCCCGACCCCACCCGTCGTTCAGAGCCATGCCTCCTTCACCATCGAGTTTGACGACTGCATGCCTGGCAAGATCAAGATCAAAGACCACGTCACCAAGTTCTCCACCCgccagaggaagcagcaggctCCGCCCACCAAGTCCGCAATTGCAACAGCCACACCCGCTGAGGTGATGTCAGCAGAGAGCAAGGTGGCTGATTGGCTGGTCCACAGTGATGTCAGCATGATGAGAAGACGCCCAACATGTGAAGATGTTTACAGCACCAAGAGTGACCTCGCCATGAATATCAAGACCCTCAAAG GTCACCATCATGAGGATGGAACCCAGAGTGACTCAGAGGACCCAGTTCTCAAAGGAAAGAGGAGTAAATCCCACCACTCTGTCCAGTCTCACCACTCCATCCAACCCGAGCAGCCTGAGGCATCGCAGCAGACACTTCAGTCGGGTCAGTCTGTCCACTGCCAGCTGCCTGCTCCAACACAGACGCTTCACCAGCCACTGCAGCACTCTCCACCTACACTGGCCCCAGCCTCACCTGGGGTCCGTGAACGGCCCCTGTCCCAAAGTCCTCCTCAGACGCAGTCCCCCACCCCAGAAGCACCCAAGTATGGACCCCCAGAACACTTCACCCAGCAGGCCTTCATTATTGAGTTCTTTGATGACAACCCTCGCAAAAAGCGCTCACAATCCTTCACGCACAACCCAGCCCATGCTGACTCGTACTCTGCCCTGAAGGCCAAGCTGGAGCGGCGGAAAGGTGGTGAGAGACCAGCATCTGTACATGGCCACATCCCTCCCACACAGCAGGTAACAGTTCCTCTGAAGGGTCAGGGCCACGGCGCCCCCCAGAGGTCAAGCTCTTTGAAGAGGGAGAAGACGGATGGGGAGGCGGCTTCCTCTGgctcctcctctcgctcctcctCGGGCATTATCATCCGACCCTTCGGCAGTGTTGGGAAGAAGTCCAAGCTTGCCCAGGAGTTTGCTGCAGAATTCCTAAGGGATTCTGGTCAACAAGACTCCTCTCCAGTGAGGGACAAGACATCCCCTCCCCCGATGTCTGCACCACCTGTGATGGTGTCACCCCCAAATGCAAGAATTCCCTCCCCCCAAGAACCTCAAGCACCTTCTTCAGTCTCCAACCCCACCTCCCCCTTACAGCCTCCAGCAATCTCAAAGTCCTCAGCCGCCACCaatgctgctgggcagactgcCTCTCCAGTCCACTCCTCTGGGCTTCCCATGTCCCCCATGCTGTCCCTGGGTGTTCGTGCAGCAGACCCCAAATGTTCCCAGAGGATGATGAGGAATGAGGAGGACGACAGTCTGAGTGATGCGGGGACCTACACCATCGAGACAGAGTCGCaggacaaagaggtggaggaggctcGCAACATGATCGATCAG GTGTTTGGTGTCCTCGACTCTCCAGAGTACAGTGGTGTGAACACTGGAGTTTATAGACCTGTAATAAATGATGGCAAGGATGAGCAAGCTAACCTGCCTAGTGATGGTAGCACTGTGGATCCGTTGCATGGCTTTATCCCAGCTGCTATCAGCGGCCCCCCAACAGGCCCCATACAG GTTCCACCTGCACATGCAGCAAGTCTGGAAGGACCCAAATGGGTTTCCCGTTGGGCCAGTCTGGCAGACAGCTATGCTGAACCTGGTTCTACTCCACCACACGGGGAATGTCTGGAAG ACTTGCACTTCATGAGTCGGTCGATGGGAAATTACAGCTATGATAACTCTGAGTCGGAGTCCAGCCACAGCTCCAGGACAAGAAGGCTGCTGCCCCAGGTGCCTCCGGAAAAGCTAGATAGTGTTCCTCCGAGTATCCTGATTCGCCATGAACCTTTCCAAAGCAAAGAACCTCTAGACAGAATGTCCGGTCCTCCCCGCCCACAGGACTCCACCCAGTGCCTGTGTATTCAGGACGATGTGGACCCAGACAGCCTTAGTGATGCCAGCCGCTCAGATGACGGACCTGTTctggagaaaacaaagaagaatcAGGCCAGGACTGGATCTGTGTCTCCAGGGGGTCCTGGTCCTCAGTTCAAGGGTTCTGAGAAAGTGTCTCCCTCCACCAAATCCACCTCCTTCTACATTGGATCTGAAGACAGTCCAAGCAAACCTGAGCAGGCCCGGAGCCCAGTACAGTCTGAAAGGACACGCGACCCAGCAGCAAAAACTCCCCCTACCACTGTCCTGATCCGACACCTGAGTGGACACGAACCCAGGAGGACAGGTGTTAAACCCAACAGCTCTGCTCCAAACCTCCAAATGCAGGACAAGGATTCTGTCCTTGCAAAAGACAGCTGCATATCATCAATTGTCCGGCAGGAGAGCTTCACCAAAGACCAGCCCAGTGACACCATCCAAATGAAAAAGCTTCCCCACATCTCCAGTCACCCTTCCATCAGAGATAtggaacagaggagggagaacaTCCAAGACACACAGTTCCTCCTTCAGGAGGCAGAGGGAACTCTGTCTTCCCTGGATACCAAGTTCCCTTCATCTGGCTCTGGTCGGAGTTCAAAGAAAGGAGGCTCCTCCACCCACATGGACGACTCTCTTTCTGGTGAGTCAGACGTGGACACAGCAAGCACCGTGAGCCAGGTGAGTAGCAAAAATGCTCCAGTCAGCTCTGCTTCTAAAAAGCGTCCTACTATCAGCAGCCTTCAAAAGGAGAAGTCCTCCTCCAGCCCGTCCATCCAAGAGAAGGGACGGCAACTCACCGCCCGTGAGCGGCTTTCTGAGAAACGCCGAAACCAGGTGGCAACAGATGCATCAAGCAAGGGTGAGGCGGCGAAGCGCTTCCAGATGCGCCGCAGTGCAGGCAACCGTGGATCTTTGGACCTGTCAGAGGGTCAGCAGGGTTCTGGTCCCCACTGGACTGAAACAACATCATCTGATCATGAAATTTCGCGTCCATCCAGCCGTAGCAAGAAACTCATTGCCCCTCTTCAGAAAGAAGACAATGGAAAGACACCCAAGACGGCAACTCAGCAGGTTCTGACACGTTCCAACAGCCTGTCAGCACCACGGCCAACCCGGGCGTCCATGCTTCGTCGAGCCCGTCTGGGTGAGGCCTCAGATAATGAAGGTGCTGAGACTGATCGGGGCTCCCAGAATTCTGACCATATTCCTGCACCATCCAAAGTGTCTGCCgaggggaagaagctgtccagACTGGACATCTTAGCAATGCCCAGGAAGAGAACTGGCTCTTTCACAGCTCCCAGTGACAACGAGACGCCCTCCACGGGCCGGTCCAGTTTCTCTAATAGGAACTCTGAGTCTGCTGTTGTTACCAGGAAGATGTCTGTGGGTGACGCCCGCCAGACAGCTAGCAAAGGGGGTGGAGCTCTTGGAAAACAACCACTGACCCGTACCCGGTCCACTGGAGCCAAGTACCCCAGCACTG GTTCCCGTCGCAGACAGAAGGGCTCAGacttctcttcatcctctgaggaagaGTACGAGATGAATGCTGGGAATCCCAAAGCCAAACGCTCCTCCCATCCCTCCACATCGGCCCAGACGCCACGCGGCCACCGGACGGCCGCCACCCGATCCAAGTCTGTCTCCCTGGAGACGGAGGATGACGAGGACCAGAATGAAGTTGACCCATACCAGAACTGGTCTACACACAGCGCAGAGATTGCAAA gctcAGTCAGGACCTGGCCAAAGATCTGGCCATCCTGGCAAAGGAAATCCACGATGTTGCCGGGGATGGAGACTCGCCAAGCTCCGGCATGGGTACCACCACCTCACCCAGCTCGCTGCCCAACACGCCGGCCTCCACCATCTCTGCaagggaggag GGGCCATCTTATCCATACTTACGTGGGGTTCGACCATCTCAG CTGGTCCAACATATCCCCGAGGCCAGTTTAAACTACCAGAAGGTTCCCCCAGGCTCTGCTGCAGTCTCGGACCTGGACGCAAACATGAATGAGCCGGAGCCCAGTTCTAAGCAACGCCGTCCGTGGAACCGCGAAGAG GTGATTCTGGACAACCTGATGCTGAATCCAGTGTCTCAGCTGTCTCAGGCTATTCGCgagaacacagagcagctggctgaAAAGATGAA GGTTCTGTTCCACAACAAGGCAGAGGTCTGGGAGGAGATTGAGGCAAAGATCAACGCTGAGAATGAAGTCCCCATCCTGAAAACCTCCAACAAG GAAATTACCTCCATTTTGAAAGAGCTGAGAAGAGTCCAGAGGCAGCTTGAAG TTATAAACACCATTGTGGAGCCCGGTGGGAGTCTCCAGACTGCAGCCGTAGGGGCGTCGTCTGTCAGTCAGACTCGACCCTCCTCGAGGGAGAAGAAATCTGCCACCAAACCCCGCAGCACTCCCCCAACCTCCAACGCCAATGAAAGCACCAAAAGACCACCTCGTGGACCCGACGGGGCCCACTACATGGCCTGA